In one window of Astyanax mexicanus isolate ESR-SI-001 chromosome 18, AstMex3_surface, whole genome shotgun sequence DNA:
- the LOC103039709 gene encoding T-cell surface glycoprotein CD3 epsilon chain translates to MNGCELTCLFVLIAFPLAVANPGNIEISGTKVTLTSPEKGTWYKGNEELGNEFTYTINNYTEGDNGLYECKEGNRSYYFYTRLYVCEGCMEMKTVVAWGIVLGDVMVTLGVILIVYLCASKNTSAPPQRAQRRQLTPGTAQTSDTTYQELTPGTRNADVYSDVKRK, encoded by the exons atgaaTGGATGCGAGCTGACCTGTCTCTTTGTGCTCATCGCATTTCCTCTGGCCGTCGCAAACCCGG GGAATATAGAGATTTCTGGGACTAAAGTTACACTGACGAGTCCAGAAAAAGGGACCTGGTATAAAGGCAACGAAGAATTGGGTAATGAATTTACTTATACCATAAATAATTACACGGAAGGCGACAACGGTCTGTATGAATGCAAAGAAGGCAATCGATCCTACTACTTTTACACCAGACTGTACG tGTGTGAAGGCTGTATGGAGATGAAAACCGTTGTGGCGTGGGGTATCGTGCTTGGGGACGTCATGGTGACGCTCGGGGTCATCCTCATTGTCTATCTCTGTGCCAGCAAGAACACCAGTGCACCTCCTCAGagag CACAGAGACGCCAGCTCACACCAGGCACTGCTCAAACATCTGACACCACTTACCAG GAATTGACTCCGGGAACTCGTAATGCAGATGTGTATTCAGATGTTAAAAGGAAATAA